The Pecten maximus chromosome 14, xPecMax1.1, whole genome shotgun sequence genome includes a region encoding these proteins:
- the LOC117342864 gene encoding zinc finger CCCH-type antiviral protein 1-like gives MFKLSPDKTVRGFVQKYSHVLKGRPDTGTIDVLTFTPDLEICKAHGSNAGSCTVDCRCLHICKFQMMSQCSRGKTCFFGHNLRNKYNRSVLEYYFMNKLSNQQIRGFLCKINNRRGLTLPGICTYYNSQGCRKPDKCPFLHICKHYILGDCQFGRRKCSLSHEISDKQPHSILSKYSLSETTFEELQRVLKAELQDTGNSFSGEYSSSSDEHYSGNCHINDNGKATSDSHSSYDQFCRKWGRSDRTNQTGGASNSSYDDQNSDVSSIEPADVEELLENESDVRDDMKTVNNGLRCLPAWSSDSESRHLPLEGGQQPKVSSSEHVELMSPPITSSTEDGDIDSRVTRSLPSSNPRWQVSTATDRKTIELGASDRQELEFLYHTYLRARECTVSLNGKNMTINFEKMSGSIKTEEGVDQLDIKRNLAG, from the exons ATGTTCAAACTTTCTCCCGACAAAACTGTTCGTGgatttgtacaaaaatatagtCATGTTTTGAAAGGACGCCCTGATACGGGCACCATCGATGTTTTAACATTTACCCCTGATTTGGAAATTTGTAAGGCACATGGAAGTAATGCCGGCTCATGTACAGTAGACTGTAGATGTTTGCATATCTGTAAATTCCAAATGATGAGTCAATGTTCAAGGGGAAAAACATGTTTCTTCGGCCACAACTTAAGAAACAAGTACAATAGATCCGTGTTGGAATATTACTTTATGAATAAATTGTCTAACCAACAGATTCGAGGATTCTTGTGTAAGATAAACAATAGAAGAGGGCTTACTCTTCCTGGAATATGTACCTACTACAATTCGCAAGGCTGCCGAAAGCCAGACAAATGTCCTTTTCTTCACATATGCAAGCATTACATCCTCGGTGATTGCCAATTCGGCAGGAGAAAATGCAGCCTCTCTCACGAGATATCTGATAAACAACCTCATAGTATATTGAGTAAATATAGTCTAAGCGAGACAACATTTGAAGAACTTCAGAGAGTCTTGAAGGCAGAACTGCAAGATACGGGGAATTCTTTCTCTGGCGAATATTCCTCATCTTCAGATGAACACTATTCTGGGAATTGTCATATAAATGACAATGGAAAGGCCACCTCAGATTCGCACTCTAGTTACGACCAGTTTTGTCGCAAGTGGGGAAGGTCTGATCGCACTAACCAAACAGGGGGCGCTTCTAACTCTTCATATGATGATCAGAATTCGGACGTATCATCAATTGAGCCAGCAGATGTGGAGGAACTCTTGGAAAATGAAAGTGATGTTCGGGATGATATGAAAACTGTTAACAATGGGCTTCGTTGCCTTCCTGCATGGAGCTCGGACTCTGAATCTCGTCATCTGCCGCTTGAAGGCGGACAGCAACCCAAAGTGTCAAGTAGCGAACATGTTGAATTAATGTCTCCACCGATAACATCAAGTACTGAGGATGGAGACATAGATTCACGAGTGACTCGCAGTCTGCCTAGTTCTAACCCTCGCTGGCAGGTTTCGACAGCGACAGACAGGAAGACAATTGAACTGGGGGCCAGTGATCGCCAGGAGTTAGAGTTTCTATACCATACCTACCTCCGAGCAAGAGAGTGCACCGTGTCATTGAATGGGAAAAA CATGACGATCAACTTTGAGAAAATGTCCGGAAGTATAAAAACGGAAGAGGGCGTGGACCAATTGGATATCAAAAGGAATCTTGCTGGCTAA
- the LOC117342862 gene encoding uncharacterized protein LOC117342862 isoform X2 has protein sequence MLIGYMYRGTVSMIHCSQGKLRHTARSSSGLNFSMGSKGGYNDRRRSMSPAFYGDSHTSRCAQIQSNYAQNRRSEVLSAGHPFNVDSRDPVYEREHSPISSPSRRATSEHDAMLSEHKRQIRRLLNDEDPEPMTRPHRKRRRRERKTDIETDPRELVSEVVKRLIKLKGTDKVSMDLLKRSVYSDILGSDIKRIARDGTFEGFLKEYKNVFSLGEDKTVSYNFKLQICKTNGAKPGSCLNACRDLHLCKFHIMSECISSGCRHGHDEHIEHNDQVLRNHFLNKLIKHEVRSQLLELSNRRGLTVPEICTFYNAKGCSKKGTCTFLHVCKYYVLDRCEFSARCKRCHNFSDPHTRSILKSYGLENISEQRIQQLLKKTISEQSDERCYNRSPSKESVPQQQWIMWIEGQGDHTLVGLESRRLEQMYKECLDVVHRTSAIREDSFHDNFAQRTICLKGSDRDVEFIRKPTNTVSRR, from the exons ATGTTGATTGGGTATATGTACAGGGGCACTGTCTCGATGATACACTGTAGTCAAGGGAAGCTCAGGCATACAGCACGATCAAGCTCAGGACTTAATTTCAGTATGGGTAGTAAAGGAGGATACAATGACAGGAGACGTTCGATGTCACCAGCTTTCTATGGCGATTCGCACACCAGCAGATGCG CTCAAATACAAAGTAATTATGCCCAGAACAGGCGAAGTGAAGTACTTTCGGCAGGTCATCCTTTCAACGTAGACTCGAGGGATCCAGTATATGAAAGAGAACACTCTCCGATCAGTTCCCCTTCCAGGAGAGCTACAAGTGAACATGACGCCATGCTATCTGAACACAAGAGGCAGATAAGGCGGTTATTGAATGACGAAGACCCCGAGCCCATGACGAGACCCCACAGAAAACGACGACGTCGCGAAAGGAAGACTGACATTGAAACAGATCCACGTGAACTCGTCAGTGAAGTAGTGAAGCGACTTATCAAACTGAAAGGAACTGATAAAGTCAGCATGGACCTGCTCAAACGTTCGGTATATTCTGACATCTTAGGCAGTGACATAAAGAGGATAGCTCGTGATGGAACTTTCGAAGGTTTCCTTAAGGAATACAAGAATGTGTTTTCCTTGGGAGAAGACAAGACCGTCAGCTATAACTTTAAGCTTCAGATTTGTAAAACGAATGGTGCGAAACCAGGCTCGTGTTTAAATGCATGTAGAGACCTTCATTTGTGTAAATTTCACATCATGAGCGAATGCATCTCCTCTGGGTGTAGGCATGGTCATGATGAACATATTGAACATAACGACCAAGTTCTACGTAACCATTTTCTAAACAAACTGATTAAACATGAAGTACGTAGCCAACTACTCGAACTAAGCAACAGACGAGGGCTTACGGTTCCCGAGATATGCACGTTCTATAATGCCAAAGGTTGTAGCAAGAAAGGAACGTGCACGTTTTTGCATGTATGCAAATACTACGTTTTGGATCGCTGCGAGTTTTCTGCACGATGTAAACGGTGTCATAACTTTTCCGATCCACACACGCGATCCATACTGAAATCGTATGGGTTAGAGAACATCTCAGAGCAACGGATTCAACAGCTCTTGAAGAAAACCATCAGTGAACAAAGCG ACGAAAGATGCTATAACAGAAGTCCATCAAAAGAGAGTGTCCCACAACAGCAGTGGATTATGTGGATCGAGGGACAAGGTGACCATACCCTGGTTGGCTTGGAGAGTAGAAGACTGGAGCAAATGTACAAAGAATGCTTGGACGTAGTTCATCGAACCTCAGCCATCAGAGAAGATTC GTTCCACGACAATTTTGCCCAAAGGACAATATGTCTGAAAGGAAGTGATCGGGATGTTGAGTTTATACGTAAGCCCACGAACACGGTGTCACGACGGTGA
- the LOC117342862 gene encoding uncharacterized protein LOC117342862 isoform X1, whose amino-acid sequence MLIGYMYRGTVSMIHCSQGKLRHTARSSSGLNFSMGSKGGYNDRRRSMSPAFYGDSHTSRCAQIQSNYAQNRRSEVLSAGHPFNVDSRDPVYEREHSPISSPSRRATSEHDAMLSEHKRQIRRLLNDEDPEPMTRPHRKRRRRERKTDIETDPRELVSEVVKRLIKLKGTDKVSMDLLKRSVYSDILGSDIKRIARDGTFEGFLKEYKNVFSLGEDKTVSYNFKLQICKTNGAKPGSCLNACRDLHLCKFHIMSECISSGCRHGHDEHIEHNDQVLRNHFLNKLIKHEVRSQLLELSNRRGLTVPEICTFYNAKGCSKKGTCTFLHVCKYYVLDRCEFSARCKRCHNFSDPHTRSILKSYGLENISEQRIQQLLKKTISEQSVDERCYNRSPSKESVPQQQWIMWIEGQGDHTLVGLESRRLEQMYKECLDVVHRTSAIREDSFHDNFAQRTICLKGSDRDVEFIRKPTNTVSRR is encoded by the exons ATGTTGATTGGGTATATGTACAGGGGCACTGTCTCGATGATACACTGTAGTCAAGGGAAGCTCAGGCATACAGCACGATCAAGCTCAGGACTTAATTTCAGTATGGGTAGTAAAGGAGGATACAATGACAGGAGACGTTCGATGTCACCAGCTTTCTATGGCGATTCGCACACCAGCAGATGCG CTCAAATACAAAGTAATTATGCCCAGAACAGGCGAAGTGAAGTACTTTCGGCAGGTCATCCTTTCAACGTAGACTCGAGGGATCCAGTATATGAAAGAGAACACTCTCCGATCAGTTCCCCTTCCAGGAGAGCTACAAGTGAACATGACGCCATGCTATCTGAACACAAGAGGCAGATAAGGCGGTTATTGAATGACGAAGACCCCGAGCCCATGACGAGACCCCACAGAAAACGACGACGTCGCGAAAGGAAGACTGACATTGAAACAGATCCACGTGAACTCGTCAGTGAAGTAGTGAAGCGACTTATCAAACTGAAAGGAACTGATAAAGTCAGCATGGACCTGCTCAAACGTTCGGTATATTCTGACATCTTAGGCAGTGACATAAAGAGGATAGCTCGTGATGGAACTTTCGAAGGTTTCCTTAAGGAATACAAGAATGTGTTTTCCTTGGGAGAAGACAAGACCGTCAGCTATAACTTTAAGCTTCAGATTTGTAAAACGAATGGTGCGAAACCAGGCTCGTGTTTAAATGCATGTAGAGACCTTCATTTGTGTAAATTTCACATCATGAGCGAATGCATCTCCTCTGGGTGTAGGCATGGTCATGATGAACATATTGAACATAACGACCAAGTTCTACGTAACCATTTTCTAAACAAACTGATTAAACATGAAGTACGTAGCCAACTACTCGAACTAAGCAACAGACGAGGGCTTACGGTTCCCGAGATATGCACGTTCTATAATGCCAAAGGTTGTAGCAAGAAAGGAACGTGCACGTTTTTGCATGTATGCAAATACTACGTTTTGGATCGCTGCGAGTTTTCTGCACGATGTAAACGGTGTCATAACTTTTCCGATCCACACACGCGATCCATACTGAAATCGTATGGGTTAGAGAACATCTCAGAGCAACGGATTCAACAGCTCTTGAAGAAAACCATCAGTGAACAAAGCG TAGACGAAAGATGCTATAACAGAAGTCCATCAAAAGAGAGTGTCCCACAACAGCAGTGGATTATGTGGATCGAGGGACAAGGTGACCATACCCTGGTTGGCTTGGAGAGTAGAAGACTGGAGCAAATGTACAAAGAATGCTTGGACGTAGTTCATCGAACCTCAGCCATCAGAGAAGATTC GTTCCACGACAATTTTGCCCAAAGGACAATATGTCTGAAAGGAAGTGATCGGGATGTTGAGTTTATACGTAAGCCCACGAACACGGTGTCACGACGGTGA